AAGCATTAACTAATAATATAGCAAAAGATCTCCCTCCGGCTAAACAATTGATCGAAGGGATCGATTACTACATGGAGAATACAAACTTTGTGTTTACTGCGTGGCATCATTTACGTAGAGGATATTGTTGCAGGAGCGGGTGCAGGCATTGCCCATATGGATTTAAAAAACAAACAGCATGATCATATTTATAACAGGCGGCGCAAGAAGTGGCAAGAGTAAATATGCACAGGAGTTAGCTTTATCACTGAGTGATAGTCCGGTGTATGTTGCTACTGCCAAAGTGTGGGATGATGATTTTGAGAAACGGGTGAAGCGTCATCAGAATGATCGGGATGAACGTTGGACCAGTATGGAAGAACAACGCAATGTAAGTGCATTATCCATTGTGAACCGTGTTTGCGTTATCGACTGTGTAACGCTTTGGCTAACCAATTTTTTTGTAGATACAAAAAACGATGTGGAGGCTTCACTTGCATTGCTGAAAAAAGAAATTGATGCATTGTGTACAAAGCCAGGCACGTTTATCATCATCAGTAACGAAATTGGCATGGGTGTACATGCTGATACAGAGATCGGTCGTAAGTTCACTGATCTGCAGGGATGGGCCAACCAGTACATTGCAGCCTATGCACACACGGCAGTGTTAATGGTAAGCGGAATTGCAGTTAAAATAAAATGAGTAATGAGTGATCGGTAAGAACACTAATCATTCACAACTCATCATTCATTACTCATCACTCATCATATGATACCATCTATATTTTGTTGGAGCGGAGGAAAAGACAGCAGCTATGCGTTGCATAAAGTGTTGCAGGAAGGCAAGTATGATATAAAATATTTACTCAGCACCTTCAATGGCAACTTCAAACGCTTATCGATGCATGGTGTACGGGAAGAGTTGATCGAAGCCCAGGCTGCATCCATCGGCATTCCATTATTAAAAGCATATGTGTATGAAGCAAGCAATGCCGAATACGAACAACAGATGAAAAGCATTTTGCTCCAGGCTAAAGCCGAAGGCATTAATCATGTGTTGTATGGCGATCTGTTTTTAGAAGACCTGCGTGCTTATCGTGAAAGCAAAATGAAAGAGCTTGAAATGCATTGCGTATTCCCTATTTGGAAAACGGATACACAATGGATGATCAATGATTTTGTGGCGAAAGGTTTTCAATCGGTACTTTGCTGCATCAACGATGGCTATTTAGATGAAAGCTGGGTTGGAAGAACCATCGACGAGCAGTTCATCAATGAACTTCCTTCAACAGTTGATCCATGTGGAGAGAATGGCGAGTTTCATTCTTTTTGTTTTCATGGCCCCGTCTTTAAGCATCCAATACAAATTGTAACCGGTGAAAAAACTTACAAAGCATTAGAGATCAAAACCAGCGATCACCCAACTCCTATCAAGGATGTGGGTACAAAAGGTTTCTGGTTTTGTGATCTTCTTTTACAAACAAACAAGCATGACACTTACAGAACAACTGCAATATAAGATCAACAATAAAACCAAACCTGTTGGGGCATTAGGTATGCTGGAAGAACTGGCATTGAAGATCGGTTCAATTCAAAACAGCCTATCGCCCACTATTAACAAGCCGCATATCGTTGTGTTTGCAGGTGATCATGGCGTAGCAGCGACAGGAAAAGTAAATCCTTATCCGCAAGCAGTAACGGCACAAATGGTTTTGAATTTTGCAAATGGCGGCGCTGCCATTAATATATTTACCAAACAACACAATATCGGTTTAACAGTTGTTGATGCAGGAGTGAATTTTGATTTTGATGAATCGCTTCCCATCATTCATGCAAAGATCAATCATGGTACAGCTGATTACAGCGAATACAATGCAATGAGTATTGATGAAGTGAATGCAGCTATTGAAAAAGGCAGCAGTATTGTACAAGATTTATTTGAAGATGGTTGCAATACGATCGGCTTTGGTGAAATGGGTATTGGTAATACTTCTTCTGCATCACTCATCATGCATCACGTATTAAATCTTCCATTAAGTGAATGTGTGGGAAGAGGAACAGGCGCTACTGATGAACAACTGCAACGTAAGCTTGTTACATTAGAAGATGCGAGTCGTTTGCATGAATTGAATCAATACGATATTACGCCTCATCAACTACTTTGCCGTATCGGTGGATTTGAAATTGCGATGATGGTAGGTGCTTATCACAAAGCAGCAGAATTGAATATGGTCATCGTCGTTGATGGTTTCATTGCAACCGCAGCTTTGTTAGTAGCAAAACAATACAATCAAACGATTACCGATCATTGT
The DNA window shown above is from Lacibacter sp. H375 and carries:
- a CDS encoding bifunctional adenosylcobinamide kinase/adenosylcobinamide-phosphate guanylyltransferase, which translates into the protein MIIFITGGARSGKSKYAQELALSLSDSPVYVATAKVWDDDFEKRVKRHQNDRDERWTSMEEQRNVSALSIVNRVCVIDCVTLWLTNFFVDTKNDVEASLALLKKEIDALCTKPGTFIIISNEIGMGVHADTEIGRKFTDLQGWANQYIAAYAHTAVLMVSGIAVKIK
- a CDS encoding Dph6-related ATP pyrophosphatase; translated protein: MIPSIFCWSGGKDSSYALHKVLQEGKYDIKYLLSTFNGNFKRLSMHGVREELIEAQAASIGIPLLKAYVYEASNAEYEQQMKSILLQAKAEGINHVLYGDLFLEDLRAYRESKMKELEMHCVFPIWKTDTQWMINDFVAKGFQSVLCCINDGYLDESWVGRTIDEQFINELPSTVDPCGENGEFHSFCFHGPVFKHPIQIVTGEKTYKALEIKTSDHPTPIKDVGTKGFWFCDLLLQTNKHDTYRTTAI
- the cobT gene encoding nicotinate-nucleotide--dimethylbenzimidazole phosphoribosyltransferase — its product is MTLTEQLQYKINNKTKPVGALGMLEELALKIGSIQNSLSPTINKPHIVVFAGDHGVAATGKVNPYPQAVTAQMVLNFANGGAAINIFTKQHNIGLTVVDAGVNFDFDESLPIIHAKINHGTADYSEYNAMSIDEVNAAIEKGSSIVQDLFEDGCNTIGFGEMGIGNTSSASLIMHHVLNLPLSECVGRGTGATDEQLQRKLVTLEDASRLHELNQYDITPHQLLCRIGGFEIAMMVGAYHKAAELNMVIVVDGFIATAALLVAKQYNQTITDHCVFAHCSDENGHRKMLEHLNAKPLLQLGMRLGEGTGAALAIPLLQSAVAFLNEMASFESAGVSSKE